A stretch of Henckelia pumila isolate YLH828 chromosome 4, ASM3356847v2, whole genome shotgun sequence DNA encodes these proteins:
- the LOC140866090 gene encoding cold-regulated 413 plasma membrane protein 2-like, with amino-acid sequence MMDGKRGYLAMKTDYSAANELLASDLREIGNSVKKLANHAIRLGGLGFGTSFLKWVASFAAIYLLILDRTNWKTNILTSLLIPYIFLSLPTWLFSLLRGEVGRWIALIAIVLRLFFPRRFPDWLELPAALILLLVVAPGFFADTIRGSIAGVAICLIIGCYLLQEHIRASGGFRNSFTKSSGISNSIGILLLFVYPLWAAIIYVL; translated from the exons ATGATGGATGGGAAGAGGGGTTATTTGGCAATGAAGACTGATTACTCAGCGGCTAACGAACTGCTCGCTTCTGATCTCAGGGAAATCGGAAATTCTGTGAAAAAGTTAGCGAATCATGCAATCAGGCTTGGCGGTCTCGGATTTGGGACTTCTTTTCTCAAATGGGTTGCTTCTTTTGCTGCTAT TTACTTGTTGATCTTGGATCGAACAAACTGGAAAACCAACATCCTCACGTCCCTCTTAATCCCTTACATTTTCCTCAGTCTTCCTACGTGGTTGTTCTCCTTGTTAAG GGGAGAAGTTGGAAGATGGATTGCTTTAATTGCTATTGTTCTACGACTCTTCTTTCCTCGACGTTTCCCAG ATTGGCTGGAATTGCCGGCAGCTCTGATCCTTCTCCTCGTGGTGGCTCCTGGCTTCTTTGCGGACACGATAAGGGGAAGCATAGCTGGAGTGGCTATATGCCTTATCATAGGGTGTTACCTGCTGCAGGAACACATTCGAGCATCTGGTGGGTTCAGAAACTCTTTTACAAAGAGCAGTGGCATTTCAAACTCCATTGGGATACTTCTCCTCTTCGTTTATCCACTTTGGGCGGCGATAATCTACGTTCTTTAG